Proteins from a single region of Nerophis ophidion isolate RoL-2023_Sa linkage group LG10, RoL_Noph_v1.0, whole genome shotgun sequence:
- the kin gene encoding DNA/RNA-binding protein KIN17 has protein sequence MGKADFFSPKAISNRIKSKGLQKLRWYCQMCQKQCRDENGFKCHCMSESHQRQLLLASENPHKFMDFFSNEFKTGFLELLRRRFGTKRVHNNIVYNEYISDREHIHMNATRWETLTVFTKWLGRQGLCKVDETPKGWYIEYIDRDPETIRRQEELAKRKKHELDDVERSAKFIEDQVRRGLSTKEEEANPVYTELQRENEEEKIAFNMALGASSAGPSTSSSLAASSALKKASSSVKRKDTSSASESRDKKKKSALEQIIESEERMRQKQQPVRTDNWLQPNIVVKVVTKRLGEKYHKKKAVVMEVLEKYTAVVKMVDSGDKLKLDQNHVETVIPAPGKRVMILNGNHRDTEAVLEGIEEKNFCASLTLDSGPQKGKRVEVAYEDFSKLA, from the exons ATGGGGAAAGCCGACTTTTTCTCGCCCAAGGCGATAAGCAACCGGATCAAATCCAAAGGTCTGCAGAAGCTGCGGTGGTATTGTCAAATGTGTCAGAAACAATGCCGGGATGAG AATGGCTTTAAATGTCACTGCATGTCCGAGTCCCACCAGAGGCAGCTGCTGCTCGCCTCGGAGAACCCTCACAAGTTTATGGACTTCTTTTCCAA TGAATTCAAAACTGGATTTCTCGAGCTGCTGCGGAGACGTTTCG GGACCAAGCGTGTGCACAACAACATTGTGTACAACGAGTATATCAGCGACCGCGAGCACATTCACATGAATGCCACGCGCTGGGAGACGCTCACTGTCTTCACCAAATGGCTGGGCAGGCAAG GTTTGTGTAAGGTGGACGAGACGCCAAAAGGCTGGTACATCGAGTACATCGACCGTGACCCGGAGACCATCCGTCGCCAGGAGGAGCTGGCGAAGAGGAAGAAGCACGAGTTGGACGACGTGGAGAGGAGCGCCAAGTTCATCGAGGACCAAGTCCGCCGAGGCCTCAGCACCAAGGAGGAGGAGGCGA ATCCAGTTTATACTGAGCTGCAGCGAGAGAACGAAGAGGAAAAAA TTGCTTTCAATATGGCCCTTGGTGCATCATCAGCTGGGCCTTCAACATCAAG TTCCCTCGCGGCCTCCAGCGCGCTGAAGAAGGCGTCCTCGTCAGTTAAGAGGAAAGACACGTCCTCCGCTTCCGAGTCGAGGGACAAAAAGAAGAAGTCTGCCTTGGAGCAGATCATCGAG AGTGAAGAGCGAATGAGGCAGAAGCAGCAGCCCGTCAGGACCGACAACTGGTTGCAGCCCAACATTGTTGTCAAGGTGGTCACCAAGAGGCTGGGAGAAAAGTATCACAAGAAGAAGGCCGTCGTCATG GAAGTGCTGGAGAAATACACGGCGGTGGTGAAGATGGTGGACTCAGGAGACAAACTGAAGCTGGACCAGAACCACGTGGAAACCGTCATACCCGCACCAG GAAAACGTGTGATGATCCTAAACGGAAACCACCGAGACACCGAGGCGGTGTTGGAGGGCATCGAGGAGAAGAACTTCTGTGCTTCGCTCACGCTTGACTCT